The region ATCGGACGATCCATCAGACGCGACGAGAGAATTTCTTTGGTCGTTGGGCGACCTTCTCGCTTGATGAAACCACCGGGAAACTTACCAGCGGCAGCCGTACGCTCGCGATAATCGCAAGTCAGAGGAAAGAAGTCCGTACCAGGCCGAGATGGGCCGGAAACGGTAGCGACGAAAACGACTGTTTCGCCATATTGAACGAGCACCGACCCGTGGGCCTGCTTGGCTAAGAAGCCAGTTGTAAAGGATAACGTCTCATTGCCGATCTTCTTCTCTACACGAATTTCTTCCACTTTTTCCGTCCTACACAGCGCACCAGAAACGATCCGAGAGGTCTTGCGCCAAGAGGGTATGGGCCTGGAGGAGAGAGGGGCCCGGCCATTTGGAACATCCAGTGCTTGGTTCAATATAAGTTGAGGCCCGCCGCAGGAATTTTGATAGAGCGGCGCCTCGTAAGGTTGCCTCGCCAGCCATTGTTTTTCCACCACCAGCGAGGCGTGGTAAAGACGCGCGATAGCCCCTGGGGCGCGCGTCTTCAGGCTAATTCCATTGCCAGTAACTTAAGAGGCTCGTCCGAAATTGGGAGAACGAGCCTCGTTCGACCAGACCGAAGTAGTAGCAACTACTTACGAATACCAAGCCGTGCCAGCATATCCAGGTACTTCTGAGGATCGTGCCGCTTCAGGTAATCAAGCAAACGGCGACGACGGCTCACCATGGCAAGAAGACCACGACGCGTCGCGTAGTCCTTCTTGTGCTTCTTCATGTGCTCCGTCAGGTTGTTGATGCGATTGGTCAAAATCGCAATCTGAACTTCCGGGGAACCCGTGTCCTCGCCACCACGCTGGAAATCTTGGATGGCATCGTTCTTCTTTTCTTTGGTAATCGACATGGGCGACTTTACTTACGTCCGCAAGTAGGGTGACTTCTTCTTAACCACAACAACGACAAGGACTTGTGAAGCCGAAAGGACAACCGCGACAACCAATTTCGCGGACACCAGCGCATCAAACTCATCCTCAATCTCTTGATAAGACCGTTAATTTAGCAGTGAAAGCTGATATTGCAACGCCTAATAGGCCTTTGGGGGGCAGAATGGGGGCGAGTTTACCCGCAAAATCGCCCATGCCACCTATTCTTCCACAACGGACGCGGTATCTCGCCATGATAGGACGGCAGCCGGCAGTCCGTCCTTGGTAAGCCTTACTTCGACCAAGCCGTTCTCCGCTGTATTCATCCACTGGGGGCCATCATCATCCTCTATGTTTGGCCCTTCAATATTTCGAGAGCCGCTACTGACGACGATCCACTCTGGTCGACACCATGCATAAAACGTTTCTGGGTTGCTGTAACGGCTTCCGTGGTGCGGGGCCATTACCACGTCGCACTCGATCGGCCGTTCCAGGATCACCGCTTCGGTCCCCGGAGACTCGAGATCTCCAGGCAATAATATGCGGCGTCCGTGATACTCAATCAACAGCACGATACTGTTCGCGTTGTCACGCCCCAGCACTCCCTTCCGAGTTGGGTGCAGCACCGTTAGCCCCACTTCCGGATGCGTACGTAAACGCTGGCCGGCTGAAATTGTTCGGAGCGGGATGTCGCGCGAGTCCAAATCCTCGAGCAAGATCGTGACCAA is a window of Bremerella sp. TYQ1 DNA encoding:
- the rpsO gene encoding 30S ribosomal protein S15, with amino-acid sequence MSITKEKKNDAIQDFQRGGEDTGSPEVQIAILTNRINNLTEHMKKHKKDYATRRGLLAMVSRRRRLLDYLKRHDPQKYLDMLARLGIRK